A genomic stretch from Bos javanicus breed banteng chromosome 29, ARS-OSU_banteng_1.0, whole genome shotgun sequence includes:
- the AP2A2 gene encoding AP-2 complex subunit alpha-2 isoform X2: MPAVSKGDGMRGLAVFISDIRNCKSKEAEIKRINKELANIRSKFKGDKALDGYSKKKYVCKLLFIFLLGHDIDFGHMEAVNLLSSNRYTEKQIGYLFISVLVNSNSELIRLINNAIKNDLASRNPTFMGLALHCIANVGSREMAEAFAGEIPKILVAGDTMDSVKQSAALCLLRLHRASPDLVPVGDWTSRVVHLLNDQHLGVVTAATSLITTLAQKNPEEFKTSVSLAVSRLSRIVTSASTDLQDYTYYFVPAPWLSVKLLRLLQCYPPPDPAVRGRLTECLEAILNKAQEPPKSKKVQHSNAKNAVLFEAISLVIHHDSEPNLLVRACNQLGQFLQHRETNLRYLALESMCTLASSEFSHEAVKTHIETVINAPQTERDVSVRQRAVDLLYAMCDRSNAQQIVAEMLSYLETADYSIREEIVLKVAILAEKYAVDYTWYVDTILNLIRIAGDYVSEEVWYRVIQIVINRDDVQGYAAKTVFEALQAPACHENLVKVGGYILGEFGNLIAGDPRSSPLTQFHLLHSKFHLCSVPTRALLLSTYIKFVNLFPEVKGTIQDVLRSDSQLKNADVELQQRAVEYLRLSTVASTDILATVLEEMPPFPERESSILAKLKKKKGPSTVTDLEEAKRERSADVNGGPEPAPASTSAVSTPSPSADLLGLGAAPPVPAGPPPSSGGLLVDVFSDSPSAAAPLAPGSEDNFARFVCKNNGVLFENQLLQIGLKSEFRQNLGRMFIFYGNKTSTQFLNFTPTLICSDDLQANLSLQTKPVDPTVDGGAQVQQAVNIECVSDFMEAPVLNIQFRYGGTFQNVSVKLPITLNKFFQPTEMASQDFFQRWKQLSNPQQEVQSIFKAKHPMDTEVTKAKIIGFGSALLEEVDPNPANFVGAGIIHTRTAQIGCLLRLEPNLQAQMYRLTLRTSRETVSQRLCELLSEQF; encoded by the exons GCGACAAAGCCCTGGATGGCTACAGCAAGAAGAAGTATGTGTGCAAGCTGCTGTTCATCTTCCTGCTGGGCCACGACATCGACTTCGGGCACATGGAGGCCGTGAACCTGCTCAGCTCCAACAGATACACCGAGAAGCAGATC GGCTATCTCTTCATCTCCGTGCTGGTGAACTCCAACAGTGAGCTCATCCGCCTGATCAACAACGCCATCAAGAACGACCTGGCCAGCCGCAACCCCACCTTCATGGGCCTGGCCCTGCACTGCATTGCCAACGTGGGCAGCCGGGAGATGGCCGAGGCGTTTGCAGGGGAGATTCCCAAAATCCTCGTTGCCGG GGACACCATGGACAGCGTGAAGCAGAGCGCCGCGCTATGCCTGCTGCGCCTGCACAGGGCGTCCCCGGACCTCGTCCCCGTGGGCGACTGGACGTCCCGCGTGGTGCACCTCCTCAACGACCAGCATCTG GGTGTGGTAACTGCCGCCACCAGCCTCATCACCACCTTGGCACAGAAGAACCCGGAAGAGTTCAAGACCTCTGTGTCTCTGGCCGTCTCCAGGTTAAGCAGA ATCGTGACGTCGGCCTCCACGGACCTTCAGGATTACACCTACTACTTTGTCCCGGCCCCCTGGCTGTCGGTCAagctcctgcggctcctgcagtGCTACCCGCCCCCAG ACCCTGCAGTGCGTGGCCGCCTGACCGAGTGCCTGGAGGCGATTCTCAACAAAGCCCAGGAGCCGCCCAAGTCCAAGAAGGTGCAGCACTCCAACGCCAAGAACGCCGTGCTTTTCGAGGCCATCAGCCTGGTTATCCACCATGACAG CGAGCCGAACCTGCTGGTCCGGGCCTGTAACCAGCTGGGCCAGTTCCTGCAGCACCGGGAGACCAACCTGCGCTACCTGGCCCTGGAGAGCATGTGCACGCTGGCCAGCTCCGAGTTCTCCCACGAGGCCGTGAAGACGCACATCGAGACGGTCATCAACGCC CCCCAGACGGAGCGGGATGTGAGTGTGCGGCAACGGGCCGTGGACCTCCTCTACGCCATGTGCGACCGCAGCAACGCCCAGCAGATCGTGGCTGAGATGCTGAGCTACCTGGAGACAGCGGATTACTCCATCCGAGAAGAGATT GTGCTGAAGGTGGCCATTCTGGCAGAGAAGTACGCCGTGGACTACACGTGGTATGTGGACACCATCCTGAACCTGATCCGCATTGCCGGCGACTACGTGAGTGAAGAGGTGTGGTACCGCGTCATACAGATCGTCATCAACCGGGACGACGTGCAGGGTTACGCCGCCAAGACGGTGTTCGAG GCTCTGCAGGCCCCGGCCTGCCACGAGAACCTGGTCAAGGTTGGTGGCTACATCCTCGGGGAGTTCGGGAACTTGATAGCAGGAGACCCAAGGTCCAG CCCCCTGACCCAGTTCCACCTTCTGCACTCCAAGTTCCACCTGTGCAGCGTGCCCACCAGGGCGCTTCTCTTGTCCACCTACATCAAGTTCGTGAACCTCTTCCCGGAGGTGAAGGGCACCATCCAGGACGTGCTGCGCAGTGACAGCCAGCTGAAGAATGCCGACGTGGAGCTGCAGCAGCGTGCGGTCGAGTACCTGCGGCTCAGCACTGTCGCCAGCACCGATATCCTG GCAACTGTCCTGGAGGAGATGCCCCCCTTTCCAGAGCGCGAGTCCTCCATCCTGGCCAAGCTCAAGAAGAAGAAGGGTCCAAGCACCGTGACCGACCTGGAGGAGGCCAAGCGGGAGAGAAGCGCCGATGTCAACGGGGGCCCCGAGCCCGCCCCGGCCAGCACCAGTGCCGTG TCCACGCCGTCTCCATCGGCAGACCTCCTGGGTCTGGGGGCTGCACCCCCTGTCCCCGCAGGCCCCCCGCCCTCTTCCGGCGGGCTGCTCGTGGATGTCTTCTCAGACTCGCCCTCCGCGGCTGCGCCCCTGGCTCCCGGCTCCGAGGACAACTTTGCCAG GTTTGTCTGTAAAAATAACGGTGTGTTGTTTGAAAACCAGCTGCTTCAGATCGGACTGAAGTCTGAGTTTCGGCAGAATTTAG GTCGGATGTTCATATTTTATGGTAACAAGACCTCCACACAGTTCCTGAATTTTACTCCGACACTTATCTGTTCGGACGACCTCCAGGCCAAT CTGAGCCTGCAGACCAAGCCCGTGGACCCAACTGTGGATGGGGGCGCACAGGTGCAGCAGGCGGTCAACATCGAGTGTGTGTCCGACTTCATGGAGGCGCCGGTCCTCAACATCCAGTTCAG GTACGGGGGAACCTTTCAGAATGTGTCTGTGAAGCTGCCTATCACACTCAACAAGTTTTTCCAGCCCACGGAAATGGCTTCTCAGGATTTCTTCCAGCGCTGGAAGCAGCTGAGCAA CCCCCAGCAGGAGGTGCAGAGCATCTTCAAGGCCAAGCACCCGATGGACACAGAGGTCACCAAGGCCAAG ATTATCGGCTTTGGCTCTGCGCTCCTGGAGGAAGTCGACCCTAATCCTGCGAACTTTGTGGGCGCCGGCATCATACACACCAGGACCGCCCAGATTGGGTGCCTGCTGCGTCTGGAGCCCAACCTGCAAGCCCAG ATGTACCGACTGACACTGCGGACGAGCAGGGAGACTGTCTCTCAGAGGTTGTGTGAATTGCTGTCAGAACAGTTTTAA
- the AP2A2 gene encoding AP-2 complex subunit alpha-2 isoform X1, with translation MPAVSKGDGMRGLAVFISDIRNCKSKEAEIKRINKELANIRSKFKGDKALDGYSKKKYVCKLLFIFLLGHDIDFGHMEAVNLLSSNRYTEKQIGYLFISVLVNSNSELIRLINNAIKNDLASRNPTFMGLALHCIANVGSREMAEAFAGEIPKILVAGDTMDSVKQSAALCLLRLHRASPDLVPVGDWTSRVVHLLNDQHLGVVTAATSLITTLAQKNPEEFKTSVSLAVSRLSRIVTSASTDLQDYTYYFVPAPWLSVKLLRLLQCYPPPEDPAVRGRLTECLEAILNKAQEPPKSKKVQHSNAKNAVLFEAISLVIHHDSEPNLLVRACNQLGQFLQHRETNLRYLALESMCTLASSEFSHEAVKTHIETVINAPQTERDVSVRQRAVDLLYAMCDRSNAQQIVAEMLSYLETADYSIREEIVLKVAILAEKYAVDYTWYVDTILNLIRIAGDYVSEEVWYRVIQIVINRDDVQGYAAKTVFEALQAPACHENLVKVGGYILGEFGNLIAGDPRSSPLTQFHLLHSKFHLCSVPTRALLLSTYIKFVNLFPEVKGTIQDVLRSDSQLKNADVELQQRAVEYLRLSTVASTDILATVLEEMPPFPERESSILAKLKKKKGPSTVTDLEEAKRERSADVNGGPEPAPASTSAVSTPSPSADLLGLGAAPPVPAGPPPSSGGLLVDVFSDSPSAAAPLAPGSEDNFARFVCKNNGVLFENQLLQIGLKSEFRQNLGRMFIFYGNKTSTQFLNFTPTLICSDDLQANLSLQTKPVDPTVDGGAQVQQAVNIECVSDFMEAPVLNIQFRYGGTFQNVSVKLPITLNKFFQPTEMASQDFFQRWKQLSNPQQEVQSIFKAKHPMDTEVTKAKIIGFGSALLEEVDPNPANFVGAGIIHTRTAQIGCLLRLEPNLQAQMYRLTLRTSRETVSQRLCELLSEQF, from the exons GCGACAAAGCCCTGGATGGCTACAGCAAGAAGAAGTATGTGTGCAAGCTGCTGTTCATCTTCCTGCTGGGCCACGACATCGACTTCGGGCACATGGAGGCCGTGAACCTGCTCAGCTCCAACAGATACACCGAGAAGCAGATC GGCTATCTCTTCATCTCCGTGCTGGTGAACTCCAACAGTGAGCTCATCCGCCTGATCAACAACGCCATCAAGAACGACCTGGCCAGCCGCAACCCCACCTTCATGGGCCTGGCCCTGCACTGCATTGCCAACGTGGGCAGCCGGGAGATGGCCGAGGCGTTTGCAGGGGAGATTCCCAAAATCCTCGTTGCCGG GGACACCATGGACAGCGTGAAGCAGAGCGCCGCGCTATGCCTGCTGCGCCTGCACAGGGCGTCCCCGGACCTCGTCCCCGTGGGCGACTGGACGTCCCGCGTGGTGCACCTCCTCAACGACCAGCATCTG GGTGTGGTAACTGCCGCCACCAGCCTCATCACCACCTTGGCACAGAAGAACCCGGAAGAGTTCAAGACCTCTGTGTCTCTGGCCGTCTCCAGGTTAAGCAGA ATCGTGACGTCGGCCTCCACGGACCTTCAGGATTACACCTACTACTTTGTCCCGGCCCCCTGGCTGTCGGTCAagctcctgcggctcctgcagtGCTACCCGCCCCCAG AAGACCCTGCAGTGCGTGGCCGCCTGACCGAGTGCCTGGAGGCGATTCTCAACAAAGCCCAGGAGCCGCCCAAGTCCAAGAAGGTGCAGCACTCCAACGCCAAGAACGCCGTGCTTTTCGAGGCCATCAGCCTGGTTATCCACCATGACAG CGAGCCGAACCTGCTGGTCCGGGCCTGTAACCAGCTGGGCCAGTTCCTGCAGCACCGGGAGACCAACCTGCGCTACCTGGCCCTGGAGAGCATGTGCACGCTGGCCAGCTCCGAGTTCTCCCACGAGGCCGTGAAGACGCACATCGAGACGGTCATCAACGCC CCCCAGACGGAGCGGGATGTGAGTGTGCGGCAACGGGCCGTGGACCTCCTCTACGCCATGTGCGACCGCAGCAACGCCCAGCAGATCGTGGCTGAGATGCTGAGCTACCTGGAGACAGCGGATTACTCCATCCGAGAAGAGATT GTGCTGAAGGTGGCCATTCTGGCAGAGAAGTACGCCGTGGACTACACGTGGTATGTGGACACCATCCTGAACCTGATCCGCATTGCCGGCGACTACGTGAGTGAAGAGGTGTGGTACCGCGTCATACAGATCGTCATCAACCGGGACGACGTGCAGGGTTACGCCGCCAAGACGGTGTTCGAG GCTCTGCAGGCCCCGGCCTGCCACGAGAACCTGGTCAAGGTTGGTGGCTACATCCTCGGGGAGTTCGGGAACTTGATAGCAGGAGACCCAAGGTCCAG CCCCCTGACCCAGTTCCACCTTCTGCACTCCAAGTTCCACCTGTGCAGCGTGCCCACCAGGGCGCTTCTCTTGTCCACCTACATCAAGTTCGTGAACCTCTTCCCGGAGGTGAAGGGCACCATCCAGGACGTGCTGCGCAGTGACAGCCAGCTGAAGAATGCCGACGTGGAGCTGCAGCAGCGTGCGGTCGAGTACCTGCGGCTCAGCACTGTCGCCAGCACCGATATCCTG GCAACTGTCCTGGAGGAGATGCCCCCCTTTCCAGAGCGCGAGTCCTCCATCCTGGCCAAGCTCAAGAAGAAGAAGGGTCCAAGCACCGTGACCGACCTGGAGGAGGCCAAGCGGGAGAGAAGCGCCGATGTCAACGGGGGCCCCGAGCCCGCCCCGGCCAGCACCAGTGCCGTG TCCACGCCGTCTCCATCGGCAGACCTCCTGGGTCTGGGGGCTGCACCCCCTGTCCCCGCAGGCCCCCCGCCCTCTTCCGGCGGGCTGCTCGTGGATGTCTTCTCAGACTCGCCCTCCGCGGCTGCGCCCCTGGCTCCCGGCTCCGAGGACAACTTTGCCAG GTTTGTCTGTAAAAATAACGGTGTGTTGTTTGAAAACCAGCTGCTTCAGATCGGACTGAAGTCTGAGTTTCGGCAGAATTTAG GTCGGATGTTCATATTTTATGGTAACAAGACCTCCACACAGTTCCTGAATTTTACTCCGACACTTATCTGTTCGGACGACCTCCAGGCCAAT CTGAGCCTGCAGACCAAGCCCGTGGACCCAACTGTGGATGGGGGCGCACAGGTGCAGCAGGCGGTCAACATCGAGTGTGTGTCCGACTTCATGGAGGCGCCGGTCCTCAACATCCAGTTCAG GTACGGGGGAACCTTTCAGAATGTGTCTGTGAAGCTGCCTATCACACTCAACAAGTTTTTCCAGCCCACGGAAATGGCTTCTCAGGATTTCTTCCAGCGCTGGAAGCAGCTGAGCAA CCCCCAGCAGGAGGTGCAGAGCATCTTCAAGGCCAAGCACCCGATGGACACAGAGGTCACCAAGGCCAAG ATTATCGGCTTTGGCTCTGCGCTCCTGGAGGAAGTCGACCCTAATCCTGCGAACTTTGTGGGCGCCGGCATCATACACACCAGGACCGCCCAGATTGGGTGCCTGCTGCGTCTGGAGCCCAACCTGCAAGCCCAG ATGTACCGACTGACACTGCGGACGAGCAGGGAGACTGTCTCTCAGAGGTTGTGTGAATTGCTGTCAGAACAGTTTTAA
- the AP2A2 gene encoding AP-2 complex subunit alpha-2 isoform X3 translates to MEWPKQQTESKQKERTAETGKSKEAEIKRINKELANIRSKFKGDKALDGYSKKKYVCKLLFIFLLGHDIDFGHMEAVNLLSSNRYTEKQIGYLFISVLVNSNSELIRLINNAIKNDLASRNPTFMGLALHCIANVGSREMAEAFAGEIPKILVAGDTMDSVKQSAALCLLRLHRASPDLVPVGDWTSRVVHLLNDQHLGVVTAATSLITTLAQKNPEEFKTSVSLAVSRLSRIVTSASTDLQDYTYYFVPAPWLSVKLLRLLQCYPPPEDPAVRGRLTECLEAILNKAQEPPKSKKVQHSNAKNAVLFEAISLVIHHDSEPNLLVRACNQLGQFLQHRETNLRYLALESMCTLASSEFSHEAVKTHIETVINAPQTERDVSVRQRAVDLLYAMCDRSNAQQIVAEMLSYLETADYSIREEIVLKVAILAEKYAVDYTWYVDTILNLIRIAGDYVSEEVWYRVIQIVINRDDVQGYAAKTVFEALQAPACHENLVKVGGYILGEFGNLIAGDPRSSPLTQFHLLHSKFHLCSVPTRALLLSTYIKFVNLFPEVKGTIQDVLRSDSQLKNADVELQQRAVEYLRLSTVASTDILATVLEEMPPFPERESSILAKLKKKKGPSTVTDLEEAKRERSADVNGGPEPAPASTSAVSTPSPSADLLGLGAAPPVPAGPPPSSGGLLVDVFSDSPSAAAPLAPGSEDNFARFVCKNNGVLFENQLLQIGLKSEFRQNLGRMFIFYGNKTSTQFLNFTPTLICSDDLQANLSLQTKPVDPTVDGGAQVQQAVNIECVSDFMEAPVLNIQFRYGGTFQNVSVKLPITLNKFFQPTEMASQDFFQRWKQLSNPQQEVQSIFKAKHPMDTEVTKAKIIGFGSALLEEVDPNPANFVGAGIIHTRTAQIGCLLRLEPNLQAQMYRLTLRTSRETVSQRLCELLSEQF, encoded by the exons GCGACAAAGCCCTGGATGGCTACAGCAAGAAGAAGTATGTGTGCAAGCTGCTGTTCATCTTCCTGCTGGGCCACGACATCGACTTCGGGCACATGGAGGCCGTGAACCTGCTCAGCTCCAACAGATACACCGAGAAGCAGATC GGCTATCTCTTCATCTCCGTGCTGGTGAACTCCAACAGTGAGCTCATCCGCCTGATCAACAACGCCATCAAGAACGACCTGGCCAGCCGCAACCCCACCTTCATGGGCCTGGCCCTGCACTGCATTGCCAACGTGGGCAGCCGGGAGATGGCCGAGGCGTTTGCAGGGGAGATTCCCAAAATCCTCGTTGCCGG GGACACCATGGACAGCGTGAAGCAGAGCGCCGCGCTATGCCTGCTGCGCCTGCACAGGGCGTCCCCGGACCTCGTCCCCGTGGGCGACTGGACGTCCCGCGTGGTGCACCTCCTCAACGACCAGCATCTG GGTGTGGTAACTGCCGCCACCAGCCTCATCACCACCTTGGCACAGAAGAACCCGGAAGAGTTCAAGACCTCTGTGTCTCTGGCCGTCTCCAGGTTAAGCAGA ATCGTGACGTCGGCCTCCACGGACCTTCAGGATTACACCTACTACTTTGTCCCGGCCCCCTGGCTGTCGGTCAagctcctgcggctcctgcagtGCTACCCGCCCCCAG AAGACCCTGCAGTGCGTGGCCGCCTGACCGAGTGCCTGGAGGCGATTCTCAACAAAGCCCAGGAGCCGCCCAAGTCCAAGAAGGTGCAGCACTCCAACGCCAAGAACGCCGTGCTTTTCGAGGCCATCAGCCTGGTTATCCACCATGACAG CGAGCCGAACCTGCTGGTCCGGGCCTGTAACCAGCTGGGCCAGTTCCTGCAGCACCGGGAGACCAACCTGCGCTACCTGGCCCTGGAGAGCATGTGCACGCTGGCCAGCTCCGAGTTCTCCCACGAGGCCGTGAAGACGCACATCGAGACGGTCATCAACGCC CCCCAGACGGAGCGGGATGTGAGTGTGCGGCAACGGGCCGTGGACCTCCTCTACGCCATGTGCGACCGCAGCAACGCCCAGCAGATCGTGGCTGAGATGCTGAGCTACCTGGAGACAGCGGATTACTCCATCCGAGAAGAGATT GTGCTGAAGGTGGCCATTCTGGCAGAGAAGTACGCCGTGGACTACACGTGGTATGTGGACACCATCCTGAACCTGATCCGCATTGCCGGCGACTACGTGAGTGAAGAGGTGTGGTACCGCGTCATACAGATCGTCATCAACCGGGACGACGTGCAGGGTTACGCCGCCAAGACGGTGTTCGAG GCTCTGCAGGCCCCGGCCTGCCACGAGAACCTGGTCAAGGTTGGTGGCTACATCCTCGGGGAGTTCGGGAACTTGATAGCAGGAGACCCAAGGTCCAG CCCCCTGACCCAGTTCCACCTTCTGCACTCCAAGTTCCACCTGTGCAGCGTGCCCACCAGGGCGCTTCTCTTGTCCACCTACATCAAGTTCGTGAACCTCTTCCCGGAGGTGAAGGGCACCATCCAGGACGTGCTGCGCAGTGACAGCCAGCTGAAGAATGCCGACGTGGAGCTGCAGCAGCGTGCGGTCGAGTACCTGCGGCTCAGCACTGTCGCCAGCACCGATATCCTG GCAACTGTCCTGGAGGAGATGCCCCCCTTTCCAGAGCGCGAGTCCTCCATCCTGGCCAAGCTCAAGAAGAAGAAGGGTCCAAGCACCGTGACCGACCTGGAGGAGGCCAAGCGGGAGAGAAGCGCCGATGTCAACGGGGGCCCCGAGCCCGCCCCGGCCAGCACCAGTGCCGTG TCCACGCCGTCTCCATCGGCAGACCTCCTGGGTCTGGGGGCTGCACCCCCTGTCCCCGCAGGCCCCCCGCCCTCTTCCGGCGGGCTGCTCGTGGATGTCTTCTCAGACTCGCCCTCCGCGGCTGCGCCCCTGGCTCCCGGCTCCGAGGACAACTTTGCCAG GTTTGTCTGTAAAAATAACGGTGTGTTGTTTGAAAACCAGCTGCTTCAGATCGGACTGAAGTCTGAGTTTCGGCAGAATTTAG GTCGGATGTTCATATTTTATGGTAACAAGACCTCCACACAGTTCCTGAATTTTACTCCGACACTTATCTGTTCGGACGACCTCCAGGCCAAT CTGAGCCTGCAGACCAAGCCCGTGGACCCAACTGTGGATGGGGGCGCACAGGTGCAGCAGGCGGTCAACATCGAGTGTGTGTCCGACTTCATGGAGGCGCCGGTCCTCAACATCCAGTTCAG GTACGGGGGAACCTTTCAGAATGTGTCTGTGAAGCTGCCTATCACACTCAACAAGTTTTTCCAGCCCACGGAAATGGCTTCTCAGGATTTCTTCCAGCGCTGGAAGCAGCTGAGCAA CCCCCAGCAGGAGGTGCAGAGCATCTTCAAGGCCAAGCACCCGATGGACACAGAGGTCACCAAGGCCAAG ATTATCGGCTTTGGCTCTGCGCTCCTGGAGGAAGTCGACCCTAATCCTGCGAACTTTGTGGGCGCCGGCATCATACACACCAGGACCGCCCAGATTGGGTGCCTGCTGCGTCTGGAGCCCAACCTGCAAGCCCAG ATGTACCGACTGACACTGCGGACGAGCAGGGAGACTGTCTCTCAGAGGTTGTGTGAATTGCTGTCAGAACAGTTTTAA